The DNA sequence aaacatattttaaacatgtactgtccatgtctccgtgtcctgtctctaaaaacaaacgctacctaaaggtGCACTTTCTTAAATTTGGAGGACCAAATTGTGGTAATTGGGAAGTCAATACATCTAACATGTCATGTGTCACTTGacgtataaaaaatttatttataatcaaaataatcaCTGAAAGTTTAgatgtaaattatttttatccttataattttaaaaattaatcaaattagtccttatataattttttttattttttcttcataatattaaatttgaagtatttttttatagtaataattttaatattattttttagaccttaataaataaattattttacataaaataataaaaataattaaattattataaagttattttgttatttgtattttaaattttatatttttaaattgtaattttttatagtggctttttttcatttaaacgagtttatcaaattattattgattatatatttaaaaatttaatattttaagtttacaattttttaaaataactactatatttatttagtgccatataaaagattaaaacatttaaaataactactatatttatttactgaaatttaaaatataaaaattctagttttttaatattttaaaataattactatatttatttagtgaaataTAAAAGATTAGAACATTTAAAATAacaactatatttatttagtgaaattcaaaatattaaaactatattttggatttcactaaataaatatagtagttattttaaatattttaatcttttatatctcactctataaatatagtagttattttaaaaaaatatattaaaatattaagattcaacaaATGATCCCACAATTCGATTTTTCAATTATTAAGTTCTaccatatatattaaataataataaaaattataattttaaaataaatattatattatataataagatttaaaatattaaatttttaaatatagaatcaacaataatttgataaatttgtttaaataaaaaaatttgctataaaaattataatttaaaaatataaaatttaaaataaaaatgacaaaataactttataataatttaaattatttttattattttatgtaaataaaagTTTATTTATTAAGGAATAATATTAAAGTTAGTACTattaaaaatactttaaatttaatattatgaaaaaataaaaaaatatatgaggactaatttgattaacttttaaaattttaaaaatgaaaatgacttacgtctaaaTTTTTaaagactattttgattataaataatttttttacacgtCAAATGACACGTGGAATGTTAGGTGTCACTGACCTCACACATCAACCAATGATATTGTGACACGTGGCCTaccacgtcatcatgccacgtgACACTTAATGTAACATGTTATCAGCCGTTATCATCTAACTAATGGAAGGACCAATTTAACTTGCGTTTTGAGGACTAACTCGAAGAATGGGTAATTTTTCAAAGACGAACTTAACTATTAACTCATTTGATCAAACATAAATTGTTAAATGgtctgatattttaaaaaaataaacaaataaaattaaagatgttaaaaaataaaaaagatatatgtaattaaaaaaagtagtttagtcaaaaaatatttaaatatcataaaaGATACAAATTTAAATCTTCATTACAATATTTTTAGATTAAATTaccatttttattaaaaatatttaaaatattgataaatttattaagGAAAATTAACTTTATAGTTATAAATAATAGATTTTCGTTCacaaaattatccaaaatttttaaattattatttaattattatattgattataaaaaaattcttttctttattaatattAAGAATATTTTGAAAAGTCAATTTTATAATATCTTTCATTtggtgtttaatttattttttatagtaatctttaaatttaaaagtaatttttttaataattaaataataacttttaaacactataacaatgagcaaatattattttaaaaattaagaactTATTCCAAAAAATATGCATAAtgataaaacatatttttaatttattctcaaaaatattaagatcaattctcaaccatttatatattacaaaataaatatttttttataatgtttAGATTTAGATAATCGGCTTCGgatatatatataaaggcataTTAACGAACACCGCCTTGGATATAGATATAAGGCGTATTACTGGTGCATGCTTCACACACCACCTCTCTTCAGCAGCTGGAAAAAAAGAAGAGGGGTGGTGGAAACCCtctgaaacagaaaagaaatatgGCAATACGTTCGTTGTCGTCGTCGTTAGAAGCAGATATTTCTGTACCCGTGCTCTTGTCCACCGTGACCGTCGTCTCGGCCACTGCCACAACCTTGTTCTTAATCTGCAAGTCTCGCCGCATGCGCCTCTACTCCCACGAAAAGAACCTCATTAGACTCCATCATGAAAAACCTAAAAGCAATCCAACTGGCAAGATTCTATTTGTTTCCCAAATCGGAACCTCAAAAGCCCTAGCTTCGTGCCTCTGCGATTTGCTCGAGCCGTTGGGCGTCGTTACGGAGCTCGTAGATGCCAGGGATTACGTGCCCGAAGCCCTACCCAAGGAGAACCTTGTCGTCCTCGTTGCTTCAACTTCGGAAGTTTGGAACCAATTTCTCGGACAAGATTTCATCTCCACTGACAACCGTTCTCTCGGAGCACATATGTTCGTCGGTGGGATCGTCAATTACGCGGAGGGCTATAAGTTTGGATCGTTAGTTGTGAATGCTTACGGTTTCAGTGCGTTTGTCGCCGGCAAAGGGGCTTCTGGAGATGACACGAATTTGATGGCTAAGGCTGCCAATCATATTAGGGATTTGGGGGACACTGCTGAATTGAACGCGGATTTTGACAGCTGGTGGGGAAGTGTTGTTGGGGTTTTGCAAGGTGCTGTTTCGGGAGGTGCTGCTGATGCCATGTGCGGGGAATATGATCCTGAGGTCGGTTTCTGCATCCTCTTATCCTTATAAACTTAACTGGATAAGTATGACGTTTCAATTTATCATCAACACACTGCAAAGCTTTCTATTTAATAGTTAATTGCTGTAAACTTATGGTGATTTGATTCTGTCGTAGATAATATGATTGTTTCCCTAATTCCAGGATGTTGGTTCTTCTGATCCAAAGCTATCCATGACGCAGCGCTTATACCTGTTTGTGGAAAATATAAATCTTGAAAGAGATCATGTTGGGCCAGCCATCACGCGAAGGATGTTAACTATAACTGAGGCCAACTTTATTAAGAATGGCACTGTTGATCTTGAAGATGGAGGTCATGTAACTGCCAAATGGCCTCTTAGAGATGGTCTATTGGTCGATTTTCCATTACCATTTATGCAAGGAGTTTGTTCTGTCGGTCACAGCTTCTTCTTTGCTGGTGGTGGTGACCTGAATATTTTTGACCCAGAATTGTGTTTGGATTGGGATGATCATTACCCCTCAAGGATGTGGTGCCTCAAGTATGAGGGTTCTAATTGGAGTTGGAAGTTCTGTGGAAGCATGTTCTGCCGCAGATATGGACCCTTAGTAGTCCCCTATGATGGCAAATTGTACATCTTTGGGGGTACTGGAACTGCAAATTGCTGGGTTGATATTTACAGCCTAAAATCAGGTCTATGGGAAACAAGGGAAGTGCCCGAAAGTGCTCTCTTGTCATACCCTGACTCTTACTTTCTGTGGGAGGACAGCACCAAGCCTCACAAGAAGACCCACATTGTATTGTATTCTTGTGGTGATAAACATCAAGGGCTCATGTCATATGACGTCAAGGCTAACAATTGTGGAAACGGTGAGGGTGGATGGTTTGGACAAGACCGCAGAAATAACGTATATTTTTTGTTGCCACAACACTAGCGATGAAAGTTTGATTTATATGTTCATGGAACCTGGAAATGTTTTCGAGGGAGAGCCATCTACTTACACTGGTTCTGGGGTTGTTTCTTATGCCAGAGTCAAGCTCCAACTCAAAACTTTTTCTGCCAAGATTGAATCCAAGGGTAATCTTAACCTTGGTGATTATGTAAATCTTTATATGTGAGTATGCCCATCTTTCTCTCTTTAAACTTCTTGACCGTGTTCATTGAGCGTTGATATTTACTTCTTTATCTATGGACACTGGACAGGTTTGCTGTTGGAGATGAAGACCAATAATTGTAAGAAATTCTTTGTTTAAGacgttgaaattaaagaagaatatTTGCACAGTATCCTAAAATTGTAAACTCCCAAATCCTGAAAGAAAAATTACACCTTGTATGgccattattttttaatattttaactaaTGAATATACTCACCATAAAATTGTCAGAATCTAGCAACAAATAAATGTATATTCAACAAAATTAATGCTATCCAATTTTATTGAAAATGTGCTTAAATTTAATGATAGGTCTGCTCATCTTCGCTTAATGGTTTTACTGATCCGTATATTTTTGCACTTGGTTCCAATATTCCATTATGTTTGAGGGTTCTTCTTGTTGGTGGCACTCATGCTCCTGTAGAAGGAAGGAATGcaaattaatttgttaattgctaTTGTACTCTTGATTTTCGGATTTCAATCTTGACCTCCAAAATATTAATGATGATGGGGAGTTGGAAAGCGACCAAGATTAATTGTGTTAAATTTCTTTAGTGACTAGACATtgggtttttttttcttctcttttttatgtTGTTTGACATTGTATGTTTCTTGTGTTTTTAGTTTATGTTCAGACGTGATCATAgttttacaaattttaaaaattaatcttgTTTGCTAGATTCGAATAGCTATCGGTATGGGGGTTTTATACGTGTTAAAGAAAAATCTGCCACTACTCGGTCCACTGCCACTCCTGTTTGCTACTAGGGATGGCAATTGATATTTATAGGGGTGGAGATCCTTTCCCGTCATCCGTTACTGATTAGGAAAATGCCTCTTGTCCTCGTCCCATTTTTGtagatattaaattttaaaaaataaaaaaatcacaattatgataaaattttatacaatataactaaattatatcaaatcaaactTAATTCGAACACATTCAACTTTGACAAATCCAATTCAATGTTATTCAATTAAATCTTTTAATATACAGACTAAAATAAACGAAATAGAAAagttttcaataaaataatataGCAAATTTTGGACTCTTGGGCGATAGTATTTTCTTAATGTTACAAATTTTCTTTATCGATTTTAGAAAAGTCTCCTGGAATGATACAAATTTAAATAATGAGTTTGTCCAATTTTAATGACATTAACTAATTGCTATAATTTAATGttaataactgatttttttttacttaCTATGTCATTAGATTTAGATCACTCAACAAGTTAGTTTTTGATAcgtcatatttattttttattgttggttTGTCGTTGAAATAAACTATAGAGAACCatttaacttttttaattaataacaatattttttaaatttaatattttaaattaatctaatttttatttattttttaaggaGGTGAATAAATTTCAGTTaaaaaaattgcaattaaaaaatatattttttaattatttcatataatttaataaataagtatatgaattatttaaatataatattatattaataaatgatCAAGTTgtctattataaaattttaattcatttaataAACATGTTAAATactaaaattcaattcaattttataGTTTTACTAATTCATTTCAAATcctaaaattcaattcaattttatactattaaaaatttttaaataaactatcaaaaaataaagacataaaacttaacaatactttttaataattaaaaatattttaataaatattattattttatatttatatttatcttaaaccaaatataatattgagatataatttaatattatatattttatattaaatataatataaaaatttaatttaatttaacaaaatttatacCTTCTTATTTTTGTCTCTCAACCTCAATCTCTTTTCTAAAGGCAACTCCAACTTGGCAATAGTGAACGGAATTCATAGATCAATCCCTTGATTCTTCTAGTAGAAATCATCCATGGAATATTTTATCTTGTAATGTCTTTTCATTGGTAAATGGAAGTAAGGGTTTATTGAAATTTCTTGTGTATTGTATATTATAATTAAAGAATATTCATAAACGAGCATGCCACTCTTTCTAATGGATCGCACCGACGACCACACACAGAGATATATAAATATCCAATTATCACATGATTGCCACTATGCTGGTTATAGTCGAATAATTCAAAGATTGTCTTGTCTTAATCTTAAAAGAAATAACTACTTATCATCAACAGGGAATGAGACAAAAGGAAGACATAGTCTTGTTTGagtgttattattttaataaaaaatattttttttaatgaaaaaatatttttttattttttagtatatttggcaaatttttaataataaaagtaaaagtactaaaaaaataaaaaaaatacttttttgaaaaattgtaatttatatctttttttaaaagatttttttcttaaaaaaatatatttttcatatattaaataaataaaaaaatacttttatattgttatacttaaatataattgataaataaaattttttttacatgagATACTCAAAcataaaatttcttttatttttttataagatcttttaaaaaaataactaaaaaaatattttttaaaaactcacTCAAACAAACCCTTAATAACCAGCTatgtttttgatattttttaatgaaaataattaaacctaagtACCTTACACGATTCCGGCCAACAgtagaattaaaaatttaataatttaaaaatttaatcgaAATTTCATTGAAATTAAACCAGATATAACAACAATATATTTaggtataaaaatatataatttttttaaaaaaattgactttttataatttattattttaaattaattaatcattaaaattcgTATCGATTGATTAAtcgattatttaatattttttattttattcgattcaccattaaataatttttatcttgaacTGAATTAGTCTGGACCGATTATTGGTTAatgtttattatataaatatggaGTAATGAAATATACAATAAACTTGTTATATCAAAAGTATATATTCAATTAATAACCTTGTTTGGATACTTGTTAGCCAACCACCTGCAGAAGGATCTCTATCAGTTTCCAGAGGAAATATTCCCTTTCCACTAGTTTTGGACTTTTGGATGCAAAGACTTGGAAATGTGGAAGAAGTTACTTTGTCTTATGCTACAAATAGCATGTTCTGTACTTTAATAACCTTGGTTTGTTTAACAATTTTAGAGCTTTTATAAATGTACTCAATATTTAATTAGATTCTtgcattttaaaaatatataattatgtttttatataatacaaaattattttactCAAGTATTTCTAGTTAAATCTCTACAAAGAAAGTTTTAATAGTTTAAAAATTGTGATGAAATCCCTATACTAAACCATCTTGAGAAAAAAGGAATAATTTATCTTCTAAAATAAGTGTTTGATTATTGTTtttaggtgaaaattcaggtgaagtcgacttcacgtgaagttgacatctgagagtcgttagatgaaaatttagtcaaatcagttaaatcatctaacggctctcagatatcaacttcacgtaaagtcgactgcacGTGAGTTTTCACgttgtttttaataaataaagaaaaagataaaatggTATAATATAGTGAAAGACTTAGTTAAAAACTTCTAAACTATCAAAATTTGATAACAACTTTTGGTATATAAATATAGTAGTATATATAACATTACAATGACAGTAGCAACAACCTCCATTTGCTTCAGCCCATCTTCTGAATTTCTGGGGATGAAATTGGCAAAACTGAGATACTTGAAAACTATGTCGTTTCGTGCTGGTTCCTCTGCCTCAAGATCTGTCTTGCCTGGTGGAGGCTTCATTCCTTGTTTGCGAAGAAACAAAAATTCTGAAGCAATTCAGACAATAAGAGAGCGTGGATTCGTAGAAGGAAATAATCATAATAATGACCAAGTTCAAGTTCAAGTGCTTGAACAAGAAGCCTTCATTCATGATTGGTTTCATGATGTGGAGTCAACTCTCAATCAGCTGGTTAGTAACTCAGTAATCTCTTAACTTCCCAAATTACAATCCATAACCATACTGCTGTAACATTGCTATAGAGAGATGTACCTAATGATCATGAATCCGCTAGGGAGCCAATagagtatttgtacaatgtgtataatagacTATTTATTTGGCCTAATATGAGTTAAGAAATGAACATTCAagataaaatactactaatttcttAAACACAATACACCCAtgctatccagaataaccatccaagtattaaggataataaacatctgatatcctaTTGAATCAAACATTCAAACATCCCTatacctccattgtacacattgtatagatACTCCATTGGCTCTCTATACTTCCTCACAAATTATTATATTCTCCGAAAGATCAACGACATTATTGTTGTtgcgaaataataaaataatgttgaTGGATGGTGTGTGTTGATTTACAGAGCAAGTGGATAGTAACGACCTTATTTGTGGCTTTCATTCTGTGGAGACACGACGGAGAAGCCATATGGTTTGCAGGAGGATCTATTTCAAATGCAATGTTTTCTGTTTCTCTTAAGAAAATATTGAACCAGAAACGACCTTCAACACTCAAATCTGACCCTGGCATGCCCTCTTCACATGCACAATCCATCTCCTTTACCGTCCTCTTCGTAATTTTGTCAAGTAatttctccctttttcttttacatgtttggtaaatttttaataataataaaaaatattaaaaaaaaatatatatatattttaaaatctttttttttctttaaaaaaaataagttttacattataaataaataaaaaattatttttatattattatactcaaatataattaataaataaaaaaatttgtatgaaatatttaaacataaagttatttttatttttttaaaattaatttttttttttaaagtttaccAAACAAGCCGTTGACTGCTGATCAATTTTCCATGTTGCTGCAGGTTTCGGATGCCTAGGGGTAAATGCATACACCATTACCTGCAGTGGGATGGCCTTGGGGTTTGGTTCTTATTTTGTATGTATTTCCTGTTAATTAATTGGTACATCTTCAAATCGCTTCATTTGCAAGGAAAATATAATTTCACTTCTTTGTCATTAGATACATCGTGTTAGATAACCTCATAATTATTcaagttttcattttttaattaatatcaactaattttttaaatgatctttttatcttaaattctaaaaatttaattttgacatactataaatttaaaataattctaTATGTGCATTCAATTACATAATACTACATTAGTACTTTTTTTTACATTAACCGTATAAATGatcatctaaaaaaatatatacagttAAATGACTGTGTAAAATGTTTTACACTGTCAATGcattaaaataaaacttaaattttaataaattttaaatcttaaataatAAAACATTAAGTTTTAGTTCTAAATTTTAAACTCTTAATTCTAAAATCTCCAAAAAAataggattaataaaataattttatgataaaaaaattaattaacattaatcaatcaaaacttaatttcttatacttattttaattattcaaaaagAAACTTTTgaaagtcattaatttttagtattttttactgttatttaatcagtataaatattaaattatttttaacaaatcaattttattaatttgtgtgtaaattttaaaaaatataaataaaaaggtattaatttatgtatataaaattctgataaatataaatataaattatatattttttgtatataaaatatatataaatataattataaattattattcactaagtattgacaaaaaaaataataatatttgctgAATTTTTATTCAAATAGTCCGGCTAACTCAACATGATAGTCCCACAATTTCATGAGATATATATCCTATCTTATTTGCACTTGTTTAAACTATTTGtctcatatataatatttaaatattttttattttttttctttaattaaatttatcctAAAGAATGATgccattttaaaaagaaaaatacaagcaaTATTACttgaattttatctttttatttgacacaacgttttttattattatcaagatatatttttattttctttgtatatttttttattattttaacacagatatgataaaatagataaaatactatgttttaaattattttattttacttatagaTATAGTCGAAAAACAAATTGCTTTATATATCTCATTCCATCTAATAGTAGTATCAACTCattgcattatatatatatatatatatatatatatatatatatatatatattgatgattTTTCTATACTTTGAGAATGGAGTTGAATCAAGTACACTCTGTTCTTTTCATCTCTTTTGATTTTTAGTCCAAaaatctattatattattctagatatttttttgtattttatctaataaacataaccaaaaaaatttatataaggaATGCTCTCTTTTCttgtcttcaattttttttaaaaaatgcaaacaatataaatgataa is a window from the Arachis hypogaea cultivar Tifrunner chromosome 1, arahy.Tifrunner.gnm2.J5K5, whole genome shotgun sequence genome containing:
- the LOC112789330 gene encoding uncharacterized protein, translating into MAIRSLSSSLEADISVPVLLSTVTVVSATATTLFLICKSRRMRLYSHEKNLIRLHHEKPKSNPTGKILFVSQIGTSKALASCLCDLLEPLGVVTELVDARDYVPEALPKENLVVLVASTSEVWNQFLGQDFISTDNRSLGAHMFVGGIVNYAEGYKFGSLVVNAYGFSAFVAGKGASGDDTNLMAKAANHIRDLGDTAELNADFDSWWGSVVGVLQGAVSGGAADAMCGEYDPEDVGSSDPKLSMTQRLYLFVENINLERDHVGPAITRRMLTITEANFIKNGTVDLEDGGHVTAKWPLRDGLLVDFPLPFMQGVCSVGHSFFFAGGGDLNIFDPELCLDWDDHYPSRMWCLKYEGSNWSWKFCGSMFCRRYGPLVVPYDGKLYIFGGTGTANCWVDIYSLKSGLWETREVPESALLSYPDSYFLWEDSTKPHKKTHIVLYSCGDKHQGLMSYDVKANNCGNGEGGWFGQDRRNNVYFLLPQH